A region from the Nostoc sp. HK-01 genome encodes:
- a CDS encoding nitrogenase reductase yields the protein MTDEKIRQIAFYGKGGIGKSTTSQNTLAAMAEMGQRIMIVGCDPKADSTRLMLHAKAQTTVLHLAAERGAVEDLELEEVMLTGFRGVKCVESGGPEPGVGCAGRGIITAINFLEENGAYQDLDFVSYDVLGDVVCGGFAMPIREGKAQEIYIVTSGEMMAMYAANNIARGILKYAHSGGVRLGGLICNSRKTDREHELIETLAKRLNTQMIHFVPRDNIVQHAELRRMTVNEYAPDSNQGNEYRELAKKIINNDKLTIPTPIEMDELEALLIEYGILDDDSKHAEIIGKPAEATK from the coding sequence ATGACTGACGAAAAAATTAGACAGATAGCTTTCTATGGTAAAGGCGGTATTGGTAAATCTACCACCTCCCAAAACACCCTGGCAGCTATGGCAGAAATGGGTCAACGCATCATGATCGTAGGTTGCGACCCTAAAGCAGACTCCACCCGTTTGATGCTCCACGCCAAAGCACAAACCACCGTATTACACTTAGCTGCTGAACGCGGTGCAGTCGAAGACCTAGAACTAGAAGAAGTAATGCTCACGGGTTTTCGTGGCGTTAAGTGTGTAGAATCTGGTGGCCCAGAACCCGGTGTAGGTTGCGCTGGTCGTGGTATCATCACCGCCATCAACTTCTTAGAAGAAAACGGTGCTTACCAAGACCTAGACTTCGTTTCCTACGACGTATTAGGTGACGTTGTGTGCGGTGGTTTCGCTATGCCTATCCGTGAAGGTAAAGCACAAGAAATCTACATCGTTACCTCTGGTGAAATGATGGCGATGTACGCTGCAAACAACATCGCTCGTGGTATTTTGAAATACGCTCACTCCGGTGGTGTACGCTTGGGTGGTTTGATTTGTAACAGCCGTAAGACAGACCGGGAACACGAACTCATCGAAACCTTGGCAAAACGGTTGAACACCCAAATGATTCACTTCGTACCTCGTGACAACATCGTTCAACACGCTGAGTTGCGCCGGATGACAGTTAACGAGTACGCACCTGACAGCAACCAAGGTAATGAATACCGTGAATTAGCTAAGAAAATCATCAACAACGACAAGCTCACCATTCCTACACCCATAGAAATGGATGAATTAGAAGCACTGTTGATTGAATACGGTATCCTCGATGATGATTCCAAGCACGCAGAAATCATTGGTAAGCCCGCAGAAGCTACCAAGTAG